CAAGGACGCAAGATTAACAGTTCCATAGATGTTTTTCCCATTGAAAACAGGTCGACCCTGCATATCAAATACATCAACCTGAACAGATTTAGCTGCAGATACGGTCAGTACAGTTCCTGAGAAATGAATTCTAAGATTAGTTTTTGCAAAATTCGGACGAATTGCTGCATCGTCCCAATTGTCCGGGCAACCCACTGCCTCAATCTTTGCGATATACATAGCAGACATATCGCTGCTATTGAAAGTCAGCTGCGTTGGCTTAAAGGAAGAATCACGAACAACCTGCAAGTCGACGGTGGTTCCGCTCCAAGTTTTGGCGGCAACAGGGCGGCCATTCTGCAGACTAGCCCAAGGCTCGTTCATACCCACATTCACGTAGGCGGTGCTACCATTAGGACCATAAGTCGTCAGCAAAAGGGTTTCGCATCGGCCAAGGACGTTCTTTTCAACAGTTTCTTCAGGCAAAGTGTAAACAGCATGCTGATAACCGCAGTAATCAGCATTTTGGTCGCAACCGGCCAAGGGAACATTCAAGTATCCCTTCCTGCCAGCAAGTTCTTCTGCAACAAACTTTGCATTGCCATTCTTCACATCGCCATCCCACGATCCAACAGATTCCGCGCCATCCTGACTGTAATCAACAATGACGTAAACTCCATTACCAAAAGGAGATGTATTTTCCCAAGTCAAAGGCACCACATCATTAACCTTCGTTACTTTATCCGCACTATGAGCCTTGAGACTTGCCACCAAGCTGTCGTAGGCAGGCTTGGGCACAAAGCTGGAATCATAAATCAAACCATTGTATTTGTACAGATCCATAAGCCAGCTATACTTGTCGCTAAAGCCCCAGATTACGAATGCTTCCATGTTAGGCGCTTCCAGGAACAGGTCCATGAACTGTCGATAAAGATGACCCTGAGCCTCATAATCAGACTTGGAAGCATCCTTCTTATCAAAACCGATGTCCAGTTCCGTAATTTGCATGGTCAAGCCTTCCTTCTCGAGAGCCTGTGCCAAAGCCTTCACATTCTGCGGAGTGGTAACGTGATAGTCAGAAATATGGGTCTGAGTTCCGATACCGGTAATATAAATGCCGGCAGCCTTCAAACGTTTTCCGATAGAGTCCAAGGCAAACTGAGCCTTGGAACCTGCGGCCAAACCCCATTCCAGGGAATAATCGTTGTAATACAATTTTGCATCAGGATCAGCCTTATGGGCCCAGGTAAAGGCGGAGTCAATAAAGTCACGACCAATATACTTGTTCCATACAGACGGATTCTGGCTAGAGCCGGAACGCCAGGCAGCAGGCTGAGTATCGTCAATGGCTTCGTTCACCACGTCCCACTCACGAACTTTACCTTTGTAATGACCCACCACATTTTCAATATGGTTCTTCAGAACTGCAAGAAGGGTATCGCGGGCAGAACCGCCAGCCTTTTCCACCTTCGCAGCCAAATCAGGAACCCACTGGGGAACCTGACTATGCCAAGCCAGTGCATGACCACGAACCTGCA
The sequence above is drawn from the Fibrobacter sp. genome and encodes:
- a CDS encoding endo-1,4-beta-xylanase yields the protein MKKKFFGRAVLVGMALSFGASQVFAQADSTLRQLAEARGRFVGAILNSGWFSYGLGDDAEVYENTHKSQFNIVVAENEMKFDATEPKRNSFNFSKGDKLMAYAAANGMQVRGHALAWHSQVPQWVPDLAAKVEKAGGSARDTLLAVLKNHIENVVGHYKGKVREWDVVNEAIDDTQPAAWRSGSSQNPSVWNKYIGRDFIDSAFTWAHKADPDAKLYYNDYSLEWGLAAGSKAQFALDSIGKRLKAAGIYITGIGTQTHISDYHVTTPQNVKALAQALEKEGLTMQITELDIGFDKKDASKSDYEAQGHLYRQFMDLFLEAPNMEAFVIWGFSDKYSWLMDLYKYNGLIYDSSFVPKPAYDSLVASLKAHSADKVTKVNDVVPLTWENTSPFGNGVYVIVDYSQDGAESVGSWDGDVKNGNAKFVAEELAGRKGYLNVPLAGCDQNADYCGYQHAVYTLPEETVEKNVLGRCETLLLTTYGPNGSTAYVNVGMNEPWASLQNGRPVAAKTWSGTTVDLQVVRDSSFKPTQLTFNSSDMSAMYIAKIEAVGCPDNWDDAAIRPNFAKTNLRIHFSGTVLTVSAAKSVQVDVFDMQGRPVFNGKNIYGTVNLASLAKGLYVVRVNDGSSSLVRRISIR